A stretch of the Coleofasciculus sp. FACHB-1120 genome encodes the following:
- the rsmI gene encoding 16S rRNA (cytidine(1402)-2'-O)-methyltransferase: MQTEPKLGTLYIVGTPIGNLEDMTFRAVRILQTVDAIAAEDTRHTGKLLQHFQIKTPQWSYHEHNQQQRIPELLEQLKIGKAIALVTDAGMPGISDPGYELVKACIEAAISVVPIPGCTAVTTALSAAGLPPDKFVFEGFLPPKGQERQERLEALQSESRTIVFYEAPHRLRQTLQDLGVVLGLSRQIVLARELTKLHEEFWRGTIGEGSDRYATREPQGEFTLVVAGAELTMPMLSEEALKAELQHLLQAGISRSQASRQLAKATSFSRRHLYQLALEIPAEALTEAKEVDEP; this comes from the coding sequence ATGCAAACTGAGCCAAAACTGGGGACACTTTACATCGTCGGGACACCGATAGGTAATCTAGAAGATATGACCTTTCGGGCGGTGCGAATTTTGCAAACGGTGGACGCGATCGCAGCCGAGGATACGCGCCACACGGGGAAGCTGTTGCAGCATTTTCAAATTAAAACACCCCAGTGGAGTTACCACGAACACAACCAGCAGCAGCGGATTCCAGAGTTGTTGGAACAACTCAAAATCGGGAAAGCAATCGCGCTTGTTACCGATGCCGGAATGCCGGGAATCTCCGATCCGGGCTACGAACTGGTGAAAGCTTGTATCGAAGCAGCAATTTCCGTCGTTCCCATCCCCGGTTGTACTGCTGTCACAACTGCCTTAAGTGCCGCCGGACTTCCCCCAGACAAATTTGTGTTTGAAGGCTTTTTACCCCCAAAAGGTCAAGAACGGCAAGAACGTTTGGAAGCCTTACAAAGCGAAAGCCGCACGATCGTATTTTACGAAGCTCCTCATCGGTTGCGACAAACACTGCAAGACTTAGGAGTTGTATTGGGACTCAGCCGCCAAATTGTACTAGCGCGGGAATTAACCAAGTTGCACGAAGAGTTTTGGCGGGGCACTATTGGGGAAGGAAGCGATCGCTATGCCACCCGCGAACCCCAAGGAGAATTTACCCTCGTCGTTGCCGGTGCCGAGTTAACGATGCCAATGCTGTCGGAAGAGGCGCTAAAAGCCGAGTTACAACATCTCCTGCAAGCGGGAATCTCGCGATCGCAAGCTAGTCGCCAGTTAGCAAAAGCCACCTCTTTTTCCCGCCGCCACCTCTATCAGTTAGCCCTAGAAATTCCGGCTGAGGCTCTAACTGAGGCGAAAGAAGTGGATGAACCCTAA
- a CDS encoding sugar kinase encodes MTFQGLFVGLVTLDLVYLTTGLPEQNQKIVASDYTVAAGGPATNAAVTFSYLGNRASLFGIVGIHPINGLIRTDLDSHSVTLIDLSPSQSEPPPISSIITTQATGDRAVISINATKNQVSSESVPLDILQEIDIVLIDGHQMAVGEKIARLAKENQIPVVIDGGSWKPGFERILPFVDYAICSANFYPPSCDRAQQEVLSYLSALGIPHIAITGGEKPIQYLSQGTSGSIEVPQINPVDTMGAGDIFHGAFCNYILRKSFADAIASAAKIASHSCQFFGTRRWMQQTAPK; translated from the coding sequence ATGACTTTTCAGGGACTTTTTGTAGGATTAGTTACCTTAGACCTGGTGTATTTAACGACAGGTCTACCCGAACAAAATCAGAAAATTGTTGCATCTGACTATACGGTGGCGGCAGGAGGCCCTGCGACCAATGCAGCCGTGACTTTTAGTTATTTGGGCAATCGAGCAAGCCTTTTCGGTATAGTTGGTATTCATCCAATTAATGGCCTAATCCGGACTGATTTGGACAGTCACTCAGTGACGCTCATAGACCTGTCACCTAGCCAATCTGAACCTCCGCCGATATCTTCTATTATCACGACTCAGGCAACAGGCGATCGCGCTGTGATCTCGATCAATGCGACTAAAAACCAAGTTAGCAGCGAAAGTGTTCCCCTTGATATTTTACAGGAGATTGATATTGTACTCATTGATGGGCATCAAATGGCAGTTGGAGAGAAAATTGCCCGATTAGCTAAAGAAAATCAGATCCCGGTTGTCATAGACGGCGGTAGTTGGAAGCCTGGATTTGAAAGAATATTGCCCTTTGTAGATTACGCCATTTGTTCGGCAAATTTTTATCCCCCAAGTTGCGATCGCGCACAGCAGGAAGTTCTTTCTTATCTATCCGCACTAGGGATTCCTCACATCGCTATCACTGGCGGAGAGAAACCTATCCAATATCTTTCGCAGGGTACAAGCGGATCGATAGAAGTTCCCCAAATAAATCCCGTTGATACGATGGGTGCTGGGGACATTTTCCACGGTGCCTTTTGTAACTATATCCTACGGAAAAGTTTTGCCGATGCGATCGCATCGGCGGCGAAAATTGCCTCTCATTCCTGTCAATTTTTTGGCACTCGTCGATGGATGCAGCAAACAGCACCAAAGTAA
- a CDS encoding class I SAM-dependent methyltransferase — protein MMLRPNQRTKLDDTDDTEFYSYPRFVTHVDEGFIQQLTDLYRDRLKPNTRILDMMSSWVSHLPEEMKFAHIEGHGLNEEELAKNPRFDRYFVQDINKNPKLPLPNEDFDAVLNCVSVQYLQYPDAVFAEIYRILKPGGIAIISFSNRMFYQKAIAAWRDSSEASRVELVKSYFTSVPGFSSPEVITHQSSAPKLLQWMGASGGDPFYAVIAHRS, from the coding sequence ATGATGCTGCGACCGAATCAACGCACTAAGTTAGACGATACCGATGATACGGAGTTTTACTCCTATCCGCGGTTTGTGACCCACGTAGACGAAGGGTTTATTCAACAACTGACGGATCTATACCGCGATCGCTTGAAGCCGAATACCCGCATCTTGGACATGATGAGTAGCTGGGTTTCCCATCTACCAGAAGAGATGAAATTTGCTCATATCGAAGGACACGGACTGAACGAGGAGGAACTGGCTAAAAATCCCCGCTTCGATCGTTATTTTGTTCAAGATATCAACAAAAATCCGAAGCTACCCCTACCGAATGAAGATTTTGACGCCGTTCTCAACTGTGTCTCGGTGCAGTATCTGCAATACCCGGATGCTGTATTTGCGGAAATTTACCGCATCCTCAAACCCGGCGGAATAGCAATTATCAGCTTTTCCAACCGGATGTTCTATCAAAAAGCGATCGCTGCATGGCGAGATAGTTCCGAAGCTAGTCGGGTTGAGCTAGTGAAAAGCTACTTCACCTCAGTCCCCGGATTTAGCTCCCCAGAAGTCATTACTCACCAATCCTCCGCGCCGAAGCTCCTACAGTGGATGGGTGCCAGTGGGGGAGATCCTTTCTATGCTGTCATTGCTCACCGCTCTTGA
- a CDS encoding EAL domain-containing protein, whose translation MLQFLKNLISPNWFIPHGHCYLWQPGLVSLHIVADALIAIAYYSISFTLFYFVHQRRDVQFRGVLVMFGVFIVSCGTNHLMEIWTLWHPAYWLSGALKAITAFVSCYTAIKLVSLMPKALAILSPVQLEEANQKLSQEITERQQAEAALRHSEARFRSIFEGAGIGIAITDMEGHVVTTNPALQRMLGYNENKLPEGYFQKDTLPDDMGWDRYINLIIGKHDYSEMAKRYLGKDGHLIWGRDCYQMEQRYLGKNGQMLWCNITVSQVRDGEGKPQFGIRIVEDITARKKAETTLKQYQEHLEKLVGERTAELTKVNEKLSWQANHDPLTGIPNRYEFEQRLQEAVSNTRMQNQEHTLCYLDLDRFKIVNDTCGHVAGDELLRQISSLLQSRVRRTDVLARLGGDEFAVLLYQCPTEEAVRVAQSLQESIQEFRFAWEDKTFTVGVSIGVVTFDANTSTLAGVVSAADAACYEAKNRGRNRVYVYQADDEKLAQQQREVQWLTRLNQAIAQSAPLNLSAAPENSFPGDKSRFCLYYQPIAPLNAESKTEEHYEVLLRFVDDKGELIPPMTFLPAAERYNLMPAIDRWVIRTFMELLHHSGVQNSEPQVENFSSSPTGSVSNSFVAGASNVSPSPSLTPYILPPSSFTLYTINLSGATVNDDQFIEFLKEQFSIYKIPPKMICFEITETIAIANLSKASGLIKELKALGCRFALDDFGSGMSSFAYLKYLPLDYLKIDGSFVRDIADDPVDLAMVEAINHVGHVMGLQTIAEFVANDSILEKVKCLGIDYAQGYVIAQPQPLEFN comes from the coding sequence ATGCTGCAATTTTTAAAAAATTTAATCTCTCCAAATTGGTTTATTCCCCACGGGCACTGCTATCTCTGGCAACCAGGGTTAGTCTCGCTGCATATTGTGGCAGATGCGTTGATTGCGATCGCCTATTACTCAATTTCCTTCACTTTGTTTTACTTTGTCCATCAACGGCGGGATGTGCAATTTCGCGGGGTCTTGGTGATGTTTGGGGTTTTCATCGTTTCCTGTGGTACTAACCACCTCATGGAAATCTGGACGCTTTGGCACCCCGCCTACTGGCTTTCAGGTGCCCTCAAAGCGATTACAGCTTTTGTGTCCTGCTACACAGCCATCAAACTGGTGAGTTTGATGCCCAAAGCACTCGCGATTCTCAGTCCGGTACAACTGGAAGAGGCGAACCAAAAACTCAGCCAGGAAATCACCGAACGCCAGCAAGCAGAGGCAGCATTGCGGCATAGCGAAGCTCGCTTTCGCTCAATATTTGAGGGAGCAGGCATAGGAATTGCCATTACAGACATGGAAGGTCATGTTGTGACAACGAATCCGGCACTCCAACGGATGTTGGGCTACAACGAAAATAAATTGCCCGAAGGGTATTTTCAAAAAGATACGCTTCCAGACGATATGGGTTGGGATCGTTATATCAATTTAATTATCGGCAAACATGACTATTCTGAGATGGCGAAGCGTTATCTAGGAAAGGATGGACATCTGATTTGGGGTCGTGATTGCTACCAAATGGAGCAGCGTTACCTGGGAAAAAATGGGCAGATGCTGTGGTGCAATATCACGGTGTCCCAGGTACGGGATGGCGAGGGCAAACCGCAATTCGGTATTCGCATAGTAGAGGACATCACCGCACGCAAGAAAGCTGAGACAACACTCAAACAGTATCAAGAACATCTAGAAAAATTGGTGGGAGAACGAACCGCCGAACTCACTAAAGTTAATGAAAAACTCTCTTGGCAAGCTAACCACGATCCTCTGACGGGAATCCCCAACCGTTACGAATTTGAACAACGTTTGCAAGAAGCCGTGTCGAATACCAGAATGCAAAACCAGGAACACACGCTTTGCTATCTGGATCTCGATCGGTTCAAAATTGTCAACGATACTTGCGGTCATGTTGCTGGCGATGAATTGTTGCGTCAAATCAGCAGTTTGTTGCAAAGCAGAGTGCGTAGAACTGATGTTCTGGCACGATTGGGTGGTGATGAATTCGCCGTGCTGTTGTATCAATGTCCGACAGAGGAAGCAGTGCGAGTCGCTCAGTCTCTACAAGAAAGCATTCAGGAGTTTCGATTTGCGTGGGAGGACAAAACTTTCACAGTCGGTGTCAGTATTGGTGTAGTGACATTTGACGCGAATACTTCTACTTTGGCGGGCGTCGTTAGTGCTGCCGATGCGGCTTGCTATGAAGCTAAAAATCGGGGACGAAATCGCGTGTATGTCTATCAAGCTGACGATGAAAAGTTAGCGCAACAGCAAAGGGAAGTGCAATGGTTGACTCGATTGAATCAAGCGATCGCTCAAAGCGCACCTCTGAACCTTTCCGCTGCTCCAGAAAATTCGTTCCCAGGCGATAAGAGTCGATTCTGCTTGTACTACCAACCCATCGCCCCTTTGAATGCTGAATCAAAAACCGAGGAACACTATGAGGTTCTGCTGCGCTTCGTGGATGATAAAGGCGAGTTAATCCCGCCGATGACGTTTCTCCCCGCCGCCGAGCGATACAACCTGATGCCTGCGATAGACCGCTGGGTGATCCGCACCTTCATGGAGCTGCTTCACCACTCTGGAGTTCAGAATTCAGAACCCCAAGTTGAGAATTTTTCATCTTCACCAACGGGAAGCGTGAGCAACTCCTTTGTTGCTGGTGCTAGCAATGTTTCCCCTTCGCCTTCGCTAACACCCTATATCCTACCTCCTTCATCTTTTACCCTGTATACTATTAATCTATCAGGTGCTACCGTTAATGACGATCAGTTTATTGAATTTCTGAAAGAGCAGTTTTCTATCTATAAAATTCCACCCAAGATGATCTGCTTTGAAATTACAGAAACTATCGCGATTGCCAATCTGAGTAAAGCATCTGGGTTAATTAAGGAACTCAAAGCTTTGGGTTGTCGTTTTGCTTTAGATGATTTTGGCAGCGGGATGTCCTCATTTGCTTATCTCAAATATCTGCCGCTCGATTACTTGAAAATTGATGGAAGTTTTGTCAGAGATATAGCCGATGACCCGGTTGATTTGGCGATGGTGGAAGCGATTAACCACGTTGGGCACGTGATGGGTCTTCAAACAATTGCTGAGTTTGTTGCGAATGACTCGATTTTAGAGAAGGTAAAATGCCTAGGGATAGATTATGCCCAAGGTTATGTCATTGCCCAACCCCAGCCCCTAGAATTCAATTAA
- a CDS encoding MarR family transcriptional regulator, whose product MSSTSAESKPFEQWHEVMAPYSLGYRIKLLSQVFNRKFQERLEPLGLTPFHWVVLCCLWEEDGLATCSIGEKLQQVGGTITGVLDRMEERGLIRRERDLRDRRIWRIWLTEAGKQLQEVLPPIALEIREQAMKGIPMAEREHFSQLVDQAIANLS is encoded by the coding sequence ATGTCTTCTACATCTGCTGAGAGCAAGCCTTTTGAGCAATGGCACGAAGTAATGGCACCCTATAGTTTGGGCTACCGGATCAAACTGCTCTCCCAGGTGTTTAACCGCAAGTTTCAGGAACGGCTGGAGCCTTTGGGACTGACTCCCTTTCACTGGGTTGTATTGTGCTGTTTGTGGGAAGAAGACGGCTTAGCCACTTGCAGTATTGGGGAAAAACTACAGCAAGTGGGAGGTACGATCACCGGGGTGCTAGATCGGATGGAAGAGCGGGGGCTGATTCGTCGGGAACGCGACCTTCGCGATCGCCGGATTTGGCGCATTTGGTTGACGGAAGCAGGCAAGCAACTACAAGAAGTCCTACCGCCAATCGCGCTAGAAATTCGGGAACAGGCGATGAAAGGGATTCCGATGGCTGAACGCGAACATTTTTCTCAATTGGTAGATCAAGCGATCGCGAATCTCTCTTAA
- a CDS encoding inositol monophosphatase family protein — protein MTALKLLGENRYEGLEEIVAIARSVGWGAADILQSYYRGDRSTDDLEVENKKDGPVTAADVAVNEYILYNLQASLNNPDFGYLSEETYKSQTPAVEQPWVWIVDPLDGTRDFIDRTGEFAIHIALTHQGRPILAVVALPEAGKLYYATKGGGTYMETREGQPKPVRVSKRNNLEELTLVVSRTHRDERFNQLVQHLPFKNKHYVGSVGCKIATIIDHQADVYISLSGKSAPKDWDMAAPELILTEAGGQFTHADGTPPKYNQGDVNQWGCLIGSNGHCHDTLCAQASEILAQLDAAA, from the coding sequence GTGACAGCATTAAAATTGTTAGGCGAAAACCGATATGAGGGGCTAGAAGAAATTGTCGCGATCGCTCGAAGTGTAGGTTGGGGTGCCGCCGATATCCTCCAGTCATACTATCGTGGCGATCGTAGCACCGATGATTTGGAAGTTGAAAACAAAAAAGATGGCCCTGTCACGGCAGCAGATGTCGCCGTCAACGAATACATCCTCTATAACTTGCAGGCGTCTCTCAACAACCCAGATTTCGGATATTTAAGCGAAGAAACTTATAAATCTCAGACACCAGCAGTAGAGCAACCTTGGGTTTGGATCGTTGACCCCCTGGATGGAACGCGAGACTTTATCGATCGGACGGGTGAATTTGCAATTCATATTGCCTTAACGCACCAAGGGCGTCCGATTCTGGCAGTGGTCGCGTTGCCAGAGGCAGGAAAATTGTATTACGCAACCAAAGGCGGCGGCACCTATATGGAAACTCGTGAAGGTCAACCCAAGCCAGTTCGCGTATCGAAACGCAACAACCTTGAGGAACTCACCTTAGTCGTTAGTCGCACTCACCGAGATGAGCGCTTCAATCAGCTAGTGCAACACCTGCCGTTTAAAAATAAACACTATGTCGGCAGTGTCGGCTGCAAAATTGCCACCATTATCGACCACCAAGCAGACGTTTATATCTCTCTGTCTGGTAAATCTGCTCCCAAAGATTGGGATATGGCGGCTCCAGAGCTAATTTTGACGGAAGCAGGCGGACAATTCACCCACGCTGATGGCACTCCCCCCAAGTACAACCAGGGGGATGTGAATCAATGGGGTTGTCTAATTGGGAGTAATGGTCACTGTCACGACACGCTTTGCGCCCAAGCCTCAGAAATTCTGGCTCAATTGGACGCGGCCGCTTAG
- a CDS encoding Nif11-like leader peptide family natural product precursor, translated as MAQESAASLFKAVKEDQALQARLKATTNPETFIQIASERGYDFTVEELNNEIEKLSDEELASVINPGIGPRRHLTPR; from the coding sequence ATGGCACAGGAAAGCGCTGCCAGTTTGTTCAAAGCAGTTAAAGAAGATCAAGCATTACAAGCAAGACTCAAAGCAACCACTAACCCCGAAACATTCATCCAGATTGCTAGTGAACGTGGCTATGACTTCACGGTTGAAGAACTGAATAATGAAATCGAGAAGTTATCCGATGAGGAGTTGGCATCTGTCATCAATCCCGGTATTGGCCCCCGGAGACATCTGACTCCTAGGTAA